The genomic interval CCCTGCCACGGTACAGACCCGGGTTCGATTCCCGGCTGGtgcatttctttttattcacTAGCTCTACAAACAGAGGGTGACTTAATTTTATCATGGTTATATAgtgctattttttctatgtaaaaattGTCTTTTGTACTTAGGGTGAGTTCTTTTCATCTATTCTTTTTTGCTGATTAGTCACTCGCAAAAAAATGCTAtatgattagcatatgattaatttggtAATAACTagtaaaaacttaaaaatacatttatttgatctttaaAGCAACTTATGtatagaagttttttttataaaatacatcatttagctgtttgaaaacaaaacaagaagtAGTCAAACCATTTAAGCTGAAAAGAACCGGCTCTTGGGGATTATTTTGGtgaagcaaacaaaataaataatacaagGATATTACCAGGTCTTTTGGTGACCAGATGAAATACATAATACTAGGATCAATGAAAAGGAAGGGCTCATAGACAAGTTCATTATAGTACTGGTAGAAGACCGAATCTGGCAAAAGAAATACTGGACCTAAATGCAGCCGTTGGATCAAAGATGAATGGATAGGATTGGAGCTAATGTCACCTTGTACGCAAGCTTATCTAGTGCCGAGGATTTAGTTCCCACAATAGAGAAAGATCAAGTTTTATAAAGATGACATGATAAACTTAcgtatagaaattttttaaaacataccTCTTTGTATTTGAGAAATTATGCACATAAGAACCGtgaaaaaaaccagaaaaaatcTAACCTGGAGAACAAAGCATTATTCTTTTCCTCTCGCTCGGCTTCGTGATAGCCACAGCTtgtgtttttcttctcttccatCCTATGCGGCCCTGTGCTGAATTGCGAATTGATTGGTGTGAGCCCAAGAATTCTAGTTCATATTTTATCGtataaatcaaatctaaaatttaacacttaaacttaaatttaaagttaaatttatttttgtatttacttTTAATCAGAAAAAACACGTATGTTAAaaagtacatatttttttctaactaaTGTGTTGTTTCGTGAAAACACGACGCTGACGGTCTCATCTGGTCGTGGTCGGCACGTCTCGCTTCAGTCTAGgctcgtttagtttccaacttttttttcaaaaacatcacatcgagtttttagacatctaaataaagtattaaatatagatgaaccaaaaacctaattgcacagttacggaagaaatgctgagacgaatcttttgagcctaattagtccataattagccataagtgttacagtaacccacGTGTGCtgatgatggattaattaggctcaaaagattcgtcttgcggttttcaagttagccgtgaaattcgttttttcattcgtatccaaaaaccTATTCCAACATCCAATCAAATATTCGATAacacttttctaaaaaaaattttcaatctaaacacgCCCTTAGCCGCGTTTTAAGCACCTTACCGCAGCTGCGGTGCACGGTACCTTTCCCCAACCTCGACTGCAACATAGTGGCGATGTCGGTGGCACGCGTCGAGCTCACATGGTGCCAGCACTTCGCCTACAGAcccaaaaaagagaaagaaaaaaccgaAAAACAATGGTCGCCATGGGGGCGGGCGGCCTGCCTATCGTATCCGATCCAGGCGCGGCACGAGTAGCGTGCGTtgcgtggcgtggcgtgggCGACATGTGCGAAATGCAGCAGATCGTGGCTGGTTGGGTTGGCAAGTGGTCATTTCGAACCGGGGGCGTTTTGGTAAATGCGGGGTGCGAGTAACGGCCGAATGGACCGGAGCCGGGAGCGAGGCGGGCTTGGACACGGCGAATCCCGGCGAGGCAAAGCGGCCGCCCATTTGGGGCGCTCCCTCTCGCGTTTGTCCCCTCCATTTTTCGTCTGCTGCGTACAGCAGGAGTTATTCAGGCctctaaaaagtttttttaaaaatatcacatcgaattgttaaacacttaaataaaacattaaatataaataaaccaaaaaactaattacacagttatagaagaaatcttgagacaaatcttttaagcctaattagcccataattagccataagtgctacagtaatcaacatgtgctatgacggattaattagactcaaaagattacggattaattagactcaaaagattcgtctcgcggtttctaggctagccgtgaaagtcgttttttcattcatgtccgaaaaccccttccgacatccagtcaaatatttgacatgacacttctcccaaaaattttcttatcaaACGCCACCTCAAAATGATACTCCGATCATGCTCCACGTACAGTACGGTATGCATATTTATTTCTGATCCTTACAACGTACTCCTACTCACAGTGCAAAATCATGCTTCAACcatggtagtagtagtactgaaaataaaaaatctaatgcTCGATATGATACATCCCAGTATAAATactaatttatactaatttaaCTATTCATGTCAAAAGATTTCATAGCTAAATTGATGTGCACTTTAACAGAATAGCCATTTTTGCTAACTAAATCTTAAGAGCAAGATCAATAGTAGTATCCATTGTCTACTCCAATTTCATTTCATGTCatatacaaataattttgtagCCCACACATAtaataagagcatctccaactactcatctaaatttagtcatccatatcttcaattggatgatcatctaaaatatttttatctttcatatctctttgtactctagcagatcatctatatatggtatcctccatatctatttggaggattggagaaagaacatctaaatatagagtttctctctcctaatatggatgacatccaaaaatagataatgagatagatgttctatTGTAGCTCAAATTTTActcttcattctctatttctaGAATAGAGGATGGaatggatgagctgttggggatgctctaagagaCTCTAATTTTCAGCTTACTCTATAAtgacaataatattatattctttatGCATCCTATCacatcctcttcttttatcttttaagttatactttttcttgatttatgTGTAGTCTGGCTCTAAATTAAGCATTCATCCATCTTCTCTCCCCTACTTTATTTCTGACAACTCagcaataatatttttaaagtcgGCTTAGCACCTCTACTGTATCTGCTTTAACATTAGTTAGAGCtagccaaattttgaatagtCCAACCACTATTGTCGTCGCAACTGGCCATTGGCCGAAAACCGCCCTGACCCTCGCAGATTattctttgtctttttttcttttgtttgtttagcGTTCCGGCTGGGGGCCGAGCTCCCTCGCTCCCGCCCGCGCCACGTGGGCTCCACCAGTCAACCGCCGAACCGCGTGCCACGTCGTcgtcccgcgccgcgccgcaccgcCCGCCCCCTCCCAAATTTACCGAAAATGCCCCTCCGAGTCCTCCCTCCACTACTACCACTCCTCTCCTCCACCACTCCCCACCTCACCacgatctctctctcccccatCCATCCACCGCCCCGCCGCGTCTTCTgctcgtcgacgccggcggcggcggcaatcaTCTTTCAATGCCTCCTTTCTCTTTCCGCTGCTGATCTCCCCGATCGCCTCGGCTCCCGTGTACCCATCACACCCGTCACCGTCTTCTGCTTGTTCGTCTCTCCAACCCGACGTCCCTGTCCCTCTGATTGATACATTTACTTCCGGATCTTGGTTCCTCGAATTCGCGGCGTTTACACGTGAATTCATCCGCTTTTCCGTGCTGTTCTTTTATGTGTGGGCGGTGATCGCCGGTGAGAAGTAACCGCGTTTCAGGTGTGCTGGTGGTGTACTCCAGGCTGGGACACGCCGCCATTGCCGTTCTTGGAGCTCCGCGTTTTTGAGACCGAGCTCGTGGTCTCGTTTATAAGGATTGGTTCGTTCGTCTGTTCACGGGCCGCCATTGTTTGGTTGTGATCGAGCTTGGCTCTGTTCTCGGATCGTGAAtcttggagttgatttttttttggatagaaGTACTGGAGTTCTTGGTCGGAGTTCCATAGCTGTCCAGGAGGCCGCGTTTATCGCCTGCTGCGATTGGGAGGGGATCTATTGCGGTAGGTGGTGATCGGCGAACGCGATGGCGGATCTCGCCGTGCTCCGGCGGTGGCTCGGCGTGGTGATggtggcaatggcggcggccgcgtcgtGGTCCGGCGGTAGCctctcggcggcggaggcgctggGGATGAACTGGGGCACGCAGGCGTCGCACCCGCTGCCGCCCAAGGTCGTCGCGCAGCTGCTCAAGGACAACGGCGTCAAGAAGGTGAAGCTGTTCGATGCCGACCAGGACACGCTCAGCGCGCTCGCCGGCACGGGAATCGAGGTCATGGTCGCCATCCCCAACGTCATGCTCGACTCCATCACGGACTACGATACTGCCAAGGAGTGGGTCCGGCGCAACGTCTCCCGCTACAacttcgacggcggcgtcACCATCAAGTGAGCCGCTTCGCCTCGCTGCCTGCTCGGTCGCCGTCGTTcatggcgccgccgtggtgATATGACCACTGATGCCCTTTGGGTTTGCAGGTACGTCGCCGTCGGGAACGAGCCGTTCTTGGCGGCGTACAACGGCACGTTCGACAAGGTGACGCTGCCGGCGCTGATGAACATCCAGAACGCGCTGAACGACGCCGGCCTCGGGGACAGCATCAAGGCCACCGTGCCGCTCAACGCCGACGTGTACAACTCACCGGCGGACCAGCAGGTGCCGTCGGCGGGGCGGTTCCGCGCCGACATCGCCGACCTGATGACGCAGATGGTGCAGTTCCTGGCCAACAACAGCGCGCCCTTCACCGTCAACATCTACCCCTTCATCAGCCTCTACCTCAACGACAACTTCCCCGTCGACTTCGCCTtcttcgacggcggcgcgacgccgGTGGCCGACAACGGCATCTCCTACACCAACGTGTTCGACGCCAACTTCGACACGCTGGTGGCGGCGCTCAAGGCGGTCGGGCACGGCGACATGCCCATCAtcgtcggcgaggtcggcTGGCCCACCGACGGCGACAagcacgccaccgccgcctacGCGCAGCGCTTCTACAACGGCCTCCTCAGGCGGCTCGCCGCCAACGCCGGCACGCCGCTCCGGCCGGGGCAGTACATCGAGGTCTACCTCTTCGGCCTCCTCGACGAGGACGCCAAGAGCGTCGCGCCGGGCAGCTTCGAGCGCCACTGGGGCATCCTCCGGTTCGACGGCCAGCCCAAGTACCCCGTCGACCTCACCGGACAGGGGCAGAACACCATGCTCGTGCCGGCCAAGGACGTGCAGTACCTGTCCAGGACGTGGTGCGTCGTCAACACCAACGCCAAGGACACCAGCAAGCTCGCCGACAACATCAACTTCGCCTGCACCTTCGCCGACTGCACGGCGCTCGGCTACGGCTCCACCTGCGCCGGCATGGACGCCAACGGCAACGCCTCCTACGCCTTCAACGCCTACTTCCAGGTGCAGAACCAGAAGGACGAGGCCTGCGACTTCCAGGGCCTCGCCATGCCCACGCAGACTGACCCCTCCACCCCGGCCTGCAACTTCACCGTGCAGATCGCCGCCACCTCGGcgggccaccgccggcgaccggccgCCGTGCTGGCTGGCTTCCTTCCATTTGTTCTTGCTGCATTAGCTTGATTTACTACAGTTTTACACAGGCTTTTCATTACGGTCATTCTTGGTGTTAGTAATTAGTAAAATCCTTTTGTACTGATGGTACATTTCAGCATATATACCGAGATAATTTTTCACAAACTTGATGTGCTCACACAGTGGTGATGACATTGCAAAGTGTGGTTCTTTCAGATGATCACTCGGATGCAATGGGGGGCACCATCATAGTACCATGTACTAGTATGTTTAATTAGCACTGATCCAGATTTGGTTACTTTTTTACGTTATAGAGTTCGTTAGTATAGAGATGATTT from Oryza brachyantha chromosome 3, ObraRS2, whole genome shotgun sequence carries:
- the LOC102706086 gene encoding glucan endo-1,3-beta-glucosidase 8-like, which gives rise to MADLAVLRRWLGVVMVAMAAAASWSGGSLSAAEALGMNWGTQASHPLPPKVVAQLLKDNGVKKVKLFDADQDTLSALAGTGIEVMVAIPNVMLDSITDYDTAKEWVRRNVSRYNFDGGVTIKYVAVGNEPFLAAYNGTFDKVTLPALMNIQNALNDAGLGDSIKATVPLNADVYNSPADQQVPSAGRFRADIADLMTQMVQFLANNSAPFTVNIYPFISLYLNDNFPVDFAFFDGGATPVADNGISYTNVFDANFDTLVAALKAVGHGDMPIIVGEVGWPTDGDKHATAAYAQRFYNGLLRRLAANAGTPLRPGQYIEVYLFGLLDEDAKSVAPGSFERHWGILRFDGQPKYPVDLTGQGQNTMLVPAKDVQYLSRTWCVVNTNAKDTSKLADNINFACTFADCTALGYGSTCAGMDANGNASYAFNAYFQVQNQKDEACDFQGLAMPTQTDPSTPACNFTVQIAATSAGHRRRPAAVLAGFLPFVLAALA